One stretch of Clostridia bacterium DNA includes these proteins:
- a CDS encoding branched-chain amino acid aminotransferase, which translates to MEIRVEKVEQRKQKPDYSNLTFGDYFTDHMFIMNYTAGQGWHDARIVPYGDILVSPAAMCLHYGQEVFEGMKAYHAADGRTLLFRPRKNFERMNVSNERLCIPPIDVDFALKALKELIKLDAEWIPQEPGTSLYIRPFIIAVDPHLGVRAGHEYLFIIILSPVGSYYKEGLNPVKIWVENKYVRAVRGGMGFAKTGGNYAASLKAQEDAHEFGYSQVLWLDGVERKYIEEVGAMNVFFKINGEYVTPALQGSILPGITRMSCIELLKHWGEPVVERRLSVDELAEAAENGALEEAFGSGTAAVISPIGELHIGDRAYTINGGKIGDMSHKLYKELTDLQYGRSEDVLGWTEEVKL; encoded by the coding sequence ATGGAAATCAGAGTCGAAAAAGTCGAGCAGAGAAAGCAGAAGCCGGATTACAGCAATCTGACCTTCGGCGATTACTTCACCGACCACATGTTCATCATGAACTACACCGCCGGACAGGGCTGGCACGACGCCAGGATCGTACCCTACGGCGACATACTCGTTTCGCCCGCGGCGATGTGCCTGCACTACGGCCAGGAGGTCTTCGAGGGCATGAAGGCGTACCACGCCGCCGACGGCAGAACGCTGCTCTTCCGTCCGCGCAAGAACTTTGAGCGCATGAACGTTTCCAACGAGCGCCTCTGCATCCCGCCGATCGACGTCGACTTCGCGCTTAAAGCGCTCAAGGAGCTCATCAAGCTCGACGCCGAGTGGATCCCGCAGGAGCCCGGCACTTCGCTTTACATCCGTCCGTTCATCATCGCGGTCGACCCGCACCTCGGAGTACGCGCCGGCCACGAATACCTGTTCATTATTATTCTCTCGCCCGTCGGCTCTTATTACAAAGAGGGTCTGAACCCCGTCAAGATCTGGGTCGAGAATAAGTACGTCCGCGCCGTCAGAGGCGGTATGGGCTTCGCGAAGACGGGCGGCAACTACGCCGCTTCGCTGAAGGCGCAGGAGGACGCGCACGAGTTCGGCTACTCGCAGGTGCTCTGGCTCGACGGCGTCGAGAGAAAGTACATCGAGGAAGTCGGCGCGATGAACGTCTTCTTCAAGATCAACGGCGAATACGTCACCCCCGCCCTGCAGGGAAGCATCCTGCCCGGCATTACGAGAATGTCCTGCATCGAACTGCTTAAGCACTGGGGCGAGCCCGTCGTCGAGCGCCGCCTTTCCGTCGACGAGCTGGCGGAAGCCGCCGAGAACGGAGCGCTTGAGGAAGCGTTCGGCAGCGGCACCGCGGCGGTCATTTCGCCCATCGGCGAGCTTCACATCGGCGACCGCGCCTACACCATCAACGGCGGCAAGATCGGCGATATGTCCCACAAGCTCTACAAGGAGCTGACCGACCTGCAGTACGGAAGAAGCGAGGACGTCCTCGGCTGGACCGAAGAAGTCAAGCTGTAA
- a CDS encoding YbaB/EbfC family nucleoid-associated protein, which produces MKARIPGAGGMGNIMQQAQKMQEQMQQTQAELEEREYETSAGGGVIKVNINGKKEITKVTIDPSVVDPDDVEMLEDLVAAAVNEAIRTVEEDAAEEMGKITGGIGGLGIPGLM; this is translated from the coding sequence ATGAAAGCGAGAATCCCCGGAGCCGGCGGCATGGGCAACATCATGCAGCAGGCGCAGAAAATGCAGGAACAGATGCAGCAGACTCAGGCCGAGCTCGAGGAAAGAGAGTATGAGACCTCGGCCGGAGGCGGCGTAATCAAGGTCAACATAAACGGCAAAAAGGAGATCACCAAGGTCACGATAGATCCCTCCGTCGTCGATCCGGACGACGTGGAGATGCTCGAGGACCTCGTAGCCGCCGCCGTAAACGAAGCGATACGCACCGTCGAGGAGGACGCGGCCGAGGAAATGGGCAAGATCACCGGCGGCATCGGCGGTCTCGGCATACCCGGTCTTATGTAA
- a CDS encoding family 16 glycosylhydrolase, with product MERFATEKALLCSGIAERGRKNLRRCIAEAEKASGDRAVLNELHRAVNSVRPAKTKRTEGALPEIITVAAGGRKSADFPMREAAPCDGIALEVEYDGRSGDATLTVGVGSDAGFSYIEGIGLSQEKTTFWLTYDLFVPAVRRAERIVVALESDEDVEVRVTPLCFFSEQVEPDLRTPYSEDPVSETRNDRFYKIVDIATGRALALVPRIKETDLRWEQSLIHTDKGQHLALEKRARDYTQEWQLYKTEYGKYHVINKSNANHIQLDERGKPFPTDVNMNCPSQDFDLLPAGPGKFSIIGEGGRPLTCENCKDGVWALFEIAEDEWVETFRDDFDGEELDRSVWGVYNKKIRPDTEPVCFLDRKENFWTEDGNLVIRTSDDGYDGIPQTGAYMDTRGLYGVTYCKMEMRARLATGAWIWPAFWSMGIVGNWPYQGEIDVMELVGGGEHGELDSKLFGTLHWATEVSRHMEKGVDFCFKDYENLNDRYHTYAAEWEYDHLRLYTDDMLYMAMHLDSDGKKWGFGDNPHYLILNTSVRGPGEEKAYPETPAESLYYIDWVRCCKRAGEVTCAAEPVEDAKAPDYVNGAAREWLNKVCASPDGRYAAAAGQGGEVFVYGQHKDGLLFTLREPEVAVEAITFTPDGSKLCVPNRDGEIFIYDCADFTKAPLVIDDAGTFNEFAAFTPDGRAFLAGGRDTIERGRPNAKESRVLRLWGVDGALISEAATGSDVRNAAVSADGKLAAAVCSDGSARVYELPLLTQVFRFDNEDGAAMRGVDFAPDGSLAFSDEAGRIYLCDLKKKQVRAANKVNPSSVRRVRFSPDGSSLLAVCADNCARLFDSATGTQSATLGGFAELVSEAKFSPDGKRIAVSSYDGSVKLFDGDGAYLTALRTDNPKGRWVMDIAFSADGSRPFAAMGILNTDYCVWNI from the coding sequence ATGGAACGATTTGCGACAGAGAAGGCGCTGCTTTGCTCCGGCATAGCCGAACGCGGCAGGAAGAACCTGCGCCGCTGCATAGCGGAGGCCGAAAAAGCGTCCGGCGACCGCGCCGTTTTGAACGAGCTTCACCGCGCGGTGAACAGCGTCCGCCCCGCGAAGACGAAGCGGACGGAAGGCGCGCTGCCTGAAATCATCACCGTCGCCGCCGGCGGCAGAAAGTCCGCCGACTTCCCGATGCGTGAGGCCGCGCCCTGCGACGGCATCGCGCTCGAGGTCGAGTACGACGGCAGAAGCGGCGACGCGACGCTGACCGTAGGCGTCGGCTCCGACGCCGGATTCTCCTATATCGAGGGCATCGGACTTTCGCAGGAGAAGACGACGTTTTGGCTGACTTACGACCTTTTCGTTCCCGCGGTCAGGCGCGCGGAGCGCATCGTCGTCGCGCTCGAGTCCGACGAGGACGTCGAAGTGCGTGTAACGCCGCTCTGCTTCTTCAGCGAGCAAGTGGAGCCGGATCTCCGCACGCCTTACTCCGAGGATCCCGTTTCCGAAACGCGCAACGACAGGTTCTATAAGATTGTCGACATAGCGACCGGACGCGCCCTCGCGCTCGTCCCGCGCATAAAGGAGACCGACCTGCGCTGGGAGCAGTCGCTGATCCACACCGACAAGGGACAGCACCTCGCGCTTGAGAAGCGCGCCCGCGACTATACGCAGGAGTGGCAGCTCTATAAGACCGAATACGGCAAATACCACGTTATCAACAAATCCAACGCCAATCATATCCAGCTCGACGAGCGCGGCAAGCCCTTCCCGACGGACGTCAATATGAACTGTCCGTCGCAGGATTTCGACCTGCTGCCCGCCGGGCCGGGCAAGTTCTCGATAATAGGCGAGGGCGGCAGGCCCCTGACCTGCGAGAACTGCAAGGACGGCGTCTGGGCGCTCTTCGAGATCGCCGAGGACGAATGGGTGGAGACCTTCCGCGACGACTTCGACGGCGAGGAGCTCGACAGGAGCGTATGGGGCGTCTATAACAAAAAGATAAGGCCGGATACCGAGCCGGTCTGTTTCCTCGACCGCAAGGAGAACTTTTGGACGGAAGACGGCAACCTCGTCATCCGCACCTCCGACGACGGATACGACGGCATCCCGCAGACCGGCGCGTATATGGATACGCGCGGACTCTACGGCGTTACCTACTGCAAGATGGAGATGCGCGCGCGTCTCGCCACCGGCGCGTGGATATGGCCCGCGTTCTGGTCGATGGGCATCGTCGGCAACTGGCCCTACCAGGGCGAGATCGACGTCATGGAGCTCGTCGGCGGAGGCGAACACGGCGAGCTGGACTCCAAGCTCTTCGGTACGCTCCACTGGGCGACCGAGGTCAGCAGGCACATGGAGAAGGGCGTCGACTTCTGCTTCAAGGATTACGAGAATCTCAACGACCGCTACCACACCTACGCGGCGGAGTGGGAATACGACCACCTGCGCCTTTACACCGACGATATGCTCTATATGGCGATGCACCTCGACTCCGACGGCAAGAAATGGGGCTTCGGCGACAACCCGCACTACCTCATTCTCAACACCTCCGTCAGAGGACCCGGCGAAGAGAAGGCGTATCCCGAAACGCCGGCCGAATCGCTCTATTATATCGACTGGGTGCGCTGCTGCAAGCGCGCCGGAGAAGTGACCTGCGCGGCCGAGCCGGTCGAAGACGCGAAAGCGCCCGACTACGTCAACGGCGCGGCGCGCGAATGGCTCAACAAGGTCTGCGCCTCTCCGGACGGCAGATACGCCGCCGCCGCGGGGCAGGGCGGAGAAGTCTTCGTCTACGGGCAGCATAAAGACGGGCTGCTCTTCACGCTGCGCGAGCCGGAGGTCGCCGTCGAGGCGATCACCTTCACTCCGGACGGGAGCAAGCTGTGCGTGCCGAACCGCGACGGAGAAATATTCATCTACGACTGCGCCGACTTCACGAAGGCGCCGCTCGTCATCGACGACGCCGGCACCTTCAACGAGTTCGCCGCCTTCACGCCGGACGGCAGGGCCTTCCTCGCCGGCGGCAGAGACACGATCGAGCGCGGCAGGCCGAACGCGAAGGAAAGCCGCGTCCTGCGCCTCTGGGGCGTAGACGGAGCGCTGATTTCCGAAGCCGCGACCGGCAGCGACGTGAGAAACGCCGCGGTTTCCGCGGACGGCAAACTCGCCGCCGCCGTCTGCTCGGACGGCAGCGCGCGCGTTTACGAGCTGCCGCTGCTGACGCAGGTATTCCGCTTCGATAACGAAGACGGCGCCGCGATGCGCGGAGTCGACTTCGCGCCGGACGGTTCCCTCGCTTTCTCCGACGAGGCGGGCAGGATATACCTCTGCGATCTGAAGAAAAAGCAGGTGCGCGCCGCCAACAAGGTCAACCCGTCCTCCGTGCGCCGCGTGCGCTTCTCGCCGGACGGCTCGAGTCTGCTCGCTGTCTGCGCGGATAACTGCGCCCGCCTGTTCGACTCCGCGACCGGAACGCAGTCCGCGACGCTCGGCGGCTTCGCCGAGCTTGTCAGCGAGGCGAAGTTCTCGCCGGACGGCAAGCGCATCGCCGTTTCGTCCTACGACGGCAGCGTGAAGCTGTTCGACGGCGACGGAGCTTATCTGACCGCGCTCCGCACCGACAACCCCAAGGGCAGATGGGTCATGGATATCGCCTTCTCCGCGGACGGCTCGCGTCCGTTCGCGGCGATGGGCATTCTGAATACCGACTACTGCGTCTGGAATATTTGA
- a CDS encoding family 16 glycosylhydrolase, which translates to MRRFTAALLALIMCLAFAACSPKENGGSASAPNSEEEVNPVDDKAPLAAKISEAEPLIFGNADEQTRKYLTGAVDNAKRHYDDPECKSSDMENSIADIGRAVAALKDGAFESVAIPGLAAFTSAERSAAPDGAADAVKFTGSVTSDGDPFGGALANADGLTFHFEAAAPSGRLTVTLKAGETAFAADLPVPAQASDMRVSFDFFKGAEGTYLIDVLPSINSIAFASDGECYVSNLAAYAETLETAKGGVYVHTASSVSNEKFYKITDSRGTVLTYGPAITERQLKWAETLVMHDDNQSLTFTQDAGDDTQLWQIYKCASGAYRIVNKGTGLALTTNVEFDLFMKEADMTNAKQEFGVRSLGGGNFAITYADAYSLATLSAKAVLKKGTGGSMKLTEYDYGAWELVKADEFDGEKLDRSMWTPADGKTRGDTEPIYYRDSENNHYIENGNLVIKSKIEEYKGYHATSASLETSGKYGQSFGRVDVRAKVPGGAYIWPAIWMMGAESMWPHDGEIDIMENGWVDAENSTEEGIVKGHNLYGTLHWFGDEGYHMSKNYNFPISRDKLLSDEYHVYSAEWDSEQVRILVDGMLYMTLNVNSDSMRWGFGAQPHFLILNTSVSGPGNDQLPSGMPDTSYYYVDYVRFYKRSGEVSQTANISVDAGNATVHNLGSDRVKAIVTSADGKYTAVVGRGGSIKLYNAKKSELLGEMNGKGKLYTCAAFSPDGKMLVAGSRDGVLTFCETEDLIAWDVDNYHVYHDAVAFTGNGEYVVAGGRNYDDQSSYSRAMFVFDASGNKVKQVDLESDIRAIAAAGSTVALALGNSKVQIYDASSFALRHTLTGHTSAVRGIDLTADGSRLVTSDENGNVIVWDAASGARVNKMKNTRTAPVTKVRFLDGGRRVVCASESGDLRIFTVSTGRLYSLMGGYGSLVRDFDVSKDGSMLAACSYDGSVRTYRSDGTLLEAVTVADGSGSWVERASFCSGKRVMFGMNHPATGLYVMRLTKK; encoded by the coding sequence ATGAGAAGATTTACAGCCGCGCTCCTCGCGCTGATAATGTGCCTGGCGTTCGCTGCCTGCTCGCCGAAGGAAAACGGCGGTAGCGCGAGCGCTCCGAACTCTGAAGAAGAGGTCAATCCGGTCGACGACAAAGCGCCTCTCGCCGCGAAGATCTCGGAAGCGGAGCCGCTTATCTTCGGCAACGCCGACGAGCAGACGAGAAAATACCTGACCGGCGCTGTCGATAACGCGAAGCGCCACTACGACGACCCCGAATGCAAGTCCTCCGATATGGAGAACTCCATCGCCGATATCGGCCGCGCCGTCGCCGCGCTGAAGGACGGCGCGTTCGAGTCCGTTGCGATCCCCGGCCTCGCGGCGTTCACCTCCGCGGAGCGATCCGCCGCTCCGGACGGCGCCGCCGACGCGGTGAAGTTCACCGGCAGCGTGACCTCCGACGGAGACCCCTTCGGCGGCGCGCTCGCGAACGCGGACGGACTGACATTTCACTTTGAAGCCGCCGCCCCGTCCGGAAGGTTGACCGTAACGCTTAAGGCGGGGGAGACCGCCTTTGCCGCCGACCTGCCCGTTCCGGCGCAGGCGTCGGATATGCGCGTTTCGTTCGACTTCTTCAAGGGCGCGGAGGGGACGTACCTCATCGACGTACTGCCTTCGATAAACTCGATCGCCTTCGCGTCGGACGGCGAATGCTACGTATCGAACCTCGCGGCGTACGCCGAAACGCTGGAGACCGCGAAGGGCGGCGTCTACGTCCACACGGCTTCATCAGTTTCGAACGAAAAGTTCTATAAGATAACCGATTCCCGCGGCACCGTGCTGACATACGGGCCCGCGATAACCGAGCGCCAGCTCAAATGGGCGGAAACGCTCGTTATGCACGACGATAACCAGTCGCTGACCTTCACCCAGGACGCCGGCGACGACACGCAGCTGTGGCAGATATACAAATGCGCCTCCGGCGCCTACCGCATCGTCAACAAGGGCACCGGCCTCGCGCTGACCACCAACGTCGAGTTCGACCTCTTCATGAAGGAGGCGGATATGACGAACGCCAAGCAGGAGTTCGGCGTCAGGTCGCTCGGCGGCGGAAACTTCGCGATAACCTACGCGGACGCCTATTCGCTCGCGACCCTGAGCGCTAAGGCGGTGCTGAAGAAGGGCACCGGCGGCTCCATGAAGCTGACGGAGTACGACTACGGCGCGTGGGAGCTCGTCAAGGCGGACGAATTCGACGGCGAGAAGCTCGACCGTTCGATGTGGACTCCCGCCGACGGCAAAACGCGCGGCGACACCGAGCCCATATATTACCGCGACAGCGAGAACAATCACTATATCGAAAACGGCAACCTCGTCATCAAGAGCAAGATCGAGGAATACAAGGGCTACCACGCCACCAGCGCCTCGCTCGAGACCTCCGGCAAATACGGTCAGTCCTTCGGCCGCGTCGACGTCAGGGCGAAGGTCCCGGGCGGCGCGTACATCTGGCCGGCGATCTGGATGATGGGCGCCGAGAGCATGTGGCCGCACGACGGCGAGATAGACATCATGGAAAACGGCTGGGTCGACGCAGAGAACAGCACCGAGGAGGGCATAGTCAAGGGGCATAACCTTTACGGAACGCTCCACTGGTTCGGCGACGAGGGTTACCATATGTCGAAGAACTACAACTTCCCGATCTCGCGCGACAAGCTGCTCAGCGACGAATACCACGTTTACTCCGCGGAATGGGATTCCGAACAGGTGAGGATACTCGTCGACGGTATGCTCTATATGACGCTGAACGTCAACAGCGACTCCATGCGCTGGGGCTTCGGCGCGCAGCCGCACTTCCTGATACTGAACACCTCCGTTTCCGGCCCCGGCAACGATCAGCTGCCGAGCGGTATGCCGGATACGTCGTATTATTACGTGGACTACGTCCGTTTCTACAAGCGCAGCGGCGAGGTTTCGCAGACAGCGAACATCTCCGTCGACGCCGGCAATGCGACCGTGCACAACCTCGGCAGCGACCGCGTCAAGGCGATAGTCACCTCCGCGGACGGCAAATACACCGCCGTCGTCGGCAGAGGCGGCTCAATCAAGCTTTATAACGCGAAAAAATCGGAGCTGCTCGGCGAGATGAACGGCAAGGGCAAGCTTTACACCTGCGCCGCCTTCTCTCCGGACGGCAAAATGCTTGTCGCCGGCTCGCGCGACGGCGTGCTGACCTTCTGCGAGACCGAGGACCTCATCGCGTGGGACGTCGATAACTACCACGTCTACCACGACGCCGTCGCCTTCACGGGCAACGGCGAATACGTCGTCGCCGGCGGCAGGAACTACGACGACCAGTCGAGCTATTCCCGCGCCATGTTCGTCTTCGACGCCTCCGGCAACAAGGTCAAACAGGTCGACCTCGAGAGCGATATCCGCGCCATCGCCGCGGCGGGCAGCACAGTCGCGCTCGCGCTCGGCAACTCCAAAGTGCAGATTTACGACGCATCGAGCTTCGCGCTCCGCCACACTCTGACCGGACACACGTCCGCCGTCAGAGGCATAGACCTGACCGCTGACGGCTCCCGCCTCGTCACCTCCGACGAGAACGGAAATGTCATCGTTTGGGACGCCGCGTCCGGCGCCCGCGTAAACAAGATGAAAAACACCCGCACCGCGCCGGTGACGAAGGTGCGCTTCCTTGACGGCGGCAGACGCGTGGTCTGCGCCTCCGAATCGGGAGATCTCCGCATCTTCACCGTCTCTACCGGCAGACTTTATTCGCTGATGGGCGGCTACGGTTCGCTCGTCCGCGACTTCGACGTATCGAAGGACGGCAGTATGCTCGCCGCCTGCTCCTACGACGGCTCCGTGCGCACCTACCGCAGCGACGGAACGCTGCTCGAAGCGGTCACCGTCGCAGACGGATCGGGAAGCTGGGTGGAGAGAGCCTCCTTCTGCTCCGGCAAGCGCGTTATGTTCGGCATGAACCATCCCGCGACCGGACTTTACGTTATGCGCCTGACGAAGAAGTGA
- the dnaX gene encoding DNA polymerase III subunit gamma/tau, which yields MKQALYRKYRPADFSQVAGQQQVTVTLRNEVAGGNISHAYLFTGVRGTGKTSCARILAKAVNCLSPKDGNPCNECDICRAIDSGTLTDVIEIDAASNTGVDNIRALREEISYLPQRAKYKIYIIDEVHMLSAGAFNALLKTLEEPPAHAIFILATTEVHKLPATILSRCQRFNFRRIDAEAIAAYLSHIAQAEGFTVTDDALRMLAAAADGGMRDAISLLDVCRAASDTVDASAVARAVGLSGSERVLELCGLIADGDISGCLSALAALYADSKEPERLCEELLACLRNVLIVKTADNAASLINLDPAALESTKRVAKRFTLGRVMSSVAAVNDAIARMRFAFDKKTEAEMLLVSLCVASGAVCAEPAAQPAAKPKPEVKPEPAAQPRYVEKPKPEPKPEPEPKPEPEPEPETEAEVPAAEPPRNDLPEPAPAPSGANAMLDAALPEIKKASPMVGAVLGGARCDVDGEVFTIHSSATCVVSNVKLISDALFNAHGKRFNVVTDAGEPPFSKLDELDERLKQLFD from the coding sequence ATGAAACAGGCGCTTTACCGCAAATACCGTCCGGCCGACTTCTCGCAGGTCGCCGGTCAGCAACAGGTCACCGTCACCCTCAGAAACGAGGTCGCCGGCGGCAATATTTCGCACGCCTATCTTTTCACCGGCGTGCGCGGCACGGGCAAGACCTCCTGCGCCAGAATACTCGCCAAGGCGGTCAACTGCCTTTCGCCCAAGGACGGCAACCCCTGCAACGAATGCGATATCTGCCGCGCGATCGACAGCGGCACGCTGACCGACGTCATCGAGATCGACGCCGCCTCCAACACCGGAGTCGACAACATCCGCGCGCTGCGCGAAGAGATAAGCTATCTCCCCCAGCGCGCGAAATACAAGATATACATAATCGACGAAGTGCACATGCTCTCCGCGGGCGCCTTCAACGCGCTGCTGAAAACGCTCGAGGAGCCGCCGGCGCACGCCATATTCATACTCGCGACCACCGAAGTCCACAAGCTGCCGGCGACGATACTTTCGCGCTGCCAGCGCTTCAATTTCCGCCGCATCGACGCCGAAGCCATCGCCGCCTACCTCTCGCATATCGCGCAGGCGGAGGGCTTCACCGTCACCGACGACGCGCTGCGTATGCTCGCCGCCGCCGCTGACGGCGGAATGCGCGACGCGATAAGTCTGCTCGACGTCTGCCGCGCCGCGAGCGATACGGTGGACGCCTCCGCGGTCGCCCGCGCGGTCGGCCTTTCCGGCAGCGAACGCGTGCTCGAGCTCTGCGGGCTGATAGCGGACGGCGATATTTCCGGATGCCTCTCCGCGCTCGCCGCGCTCTACGCCGATTCCAAGGAGCCGGAGCGCCTCTGCGAAGAGCTGCTGGCGTGCCTGCGCAACGTCCTCATAGTCAAGACGGCGGATAACGCCGCTTCGCTGATAAACCTCGACCCCGCGGCTCTGGAAAGCACCAAACGCGTCGCAAAGCGCTTCACGCTCGGCAGGGTAATGTCCTCCGTCGCGGCGGTCAATGACGCGATCGCGCGTATGCGCTTCGCCTTCGACAAGAAGACGGAGGCGGAGATGCTGCTCGTTTCGCTCTGCGTCGCCTCCGGCGCCGTCTGCGCGGAACCGGCGGCGCAGCCCGCGGCGAAGCCGAAGCCCGAAGTCAAGCCCGAGCCGGCGGCGCAGCCGCGTTACGTTGAGAAACCGAAACCGGAGCCGAAACCGGAACCCGAGCCGAAACCGGAACCCGAGCCGGAGCCGGAGACGGAAGCGGAAGTTCCGGCGGCAGAACCGCCGCGGAACGACCTCCCCGAACCCGCTCCCGCGCCGTCCGGCGCGAACGCGATGCTCGATGCGGCGCTTCCCGAGATAAAGAAAGCGTCCCCGATGGTCGGCGCCGTACTCGGAGGCGCGAGGTGCGACGTCGACGGCGAGGTCTTCACGATACATTCGTCCGCGACCTGCGTCGTCTCCAACGTCAAGCTCATTTCCGACGCGCTCTTCAACGCGCACGGCAAGCGCTTCAACGTCGTCACGGACGCCGGAGAACCGCCCTTCAGCAAGCTCGACGAGCTCGACGAGCGGCTGAAACAACTTTTTGACTAA